A window of Lonchura striata isolate bLonStr1 chromosome 2, bLonStr1.mat, whole genome shotgun sequence genomic DNA:
TATAGGAGATCCTCTTTCAATTGTAAGAAAAAAGCTGTATTAGGTCATCTGTTCTCTCAGTGGAGTGTCTTAACAACTACCACATGAGAAAGCATAGGTAAATCTGATGGATTAGGTCTCAGTTTTACTTGTTCTGCTTGAATACAGATTTGTGACCTTGTGTGTGCCAATTGTTTGGTACAAAAGCTGGGGTTTGACAACTCAGTGGAAGATGCATGCAAAGTGTGAGAGGACTGGCCCCACTATTTTTGGATGCTTTCATTCCACCAAATCAGATTGTTTCTCAGGCTCTTTGAGAACATAGCAAAATATGCAGCTGGGCAAAAGTGACTCTTGAAACATGGCCCAAGAGCCTGAACATGGAATTTGTGTCTTAGCCTATGAATGACTACACATCTCTTGTCTTCTCTGCAAGTCAATCTACCTCCTCTCTCTTGCAGAATGTGGTTGTGGTAGGGTTTGTTTATTCTGAGCTTATTATTGACTCCAAATTTTGAAGAGACATCTAAAAAGATTCTTCCTCTAGGTACTGTTAGCAACCatgtaataaaatattgttGGGCCTTCATCTGAAATACTTCTGAAACCTCCAAGCCATCTGAGCTCTTTCTCTAGAATCCCAGTGCCATCCTTTGCACTGCTTTGCAGTCTTCCCTTGGCCTTCCCCTCGTGGTTCTCAAATATTGCAGTTGCCttgttctttgttgtttctCTAGTGCAGATTTTCAGGGAGTTAGAGGCCTTATCTACTACTCCACCCTATTTGCTGTTTTACTCAAACAGCTATCCTTAGACTTGCTCAGGATTTCCTTCATTTTAGTTTTCCATTTCATCTGGGTGAGATACCTTACCTCATTCTGCCCCTACCAAAACACACTGCCTACCAGGCTTTTCGTTCCAGCAGGTCTCTGTTTTCACAGGGCATTGTTTCTCTGGATCTGTTCTGAGAAATGCAAGGTGGCATCTCAGCTGTACAGGCGTAGAAATGCGTTGTGAAGTAGCTGCTGTTGTAGAGCTTTCCATTAGCATAAAGATAAAGCATGTTCATAGCATAAGGTGGAAGCCGCTGTTCAATTTTCCTATAGGATATGAACCTCTTGGTGTAACTCCTGACATGTAAATCCAGTGGCAGAGCTTTTAACTCTTTAGTTACAAGCTACAAGGCAAAACTTTAAGCATAGGGAACTGTCTTgaccttccttttttttttttttttcttttttctttttttttttttttttgctagtgCACATCTTAAACTCATACTACTGAAGGATATGACTAATTGAAAGAAGTAACTTTATATTTGGGTTATATGGACCAATAAGCTAAAATCTTCCCAGAAACCATAATTTTGTTGGAAATTCTATGcaggcattttaaaatttggttAATCTGATAAGGAATTCCAGGACTGCACTGTGGAATggttaattttaaatttgtgacatttggaagaaagaaaaaaaaaaaaatttaggaattttggggtttttttaacatctgCCAGTACAGATTAGCAGGCTGGGGAGGCAGCTTTCAAAACTTATAAATTTATGGATAAGATTCCCTGGTGTTTTTTAACAGCTATTAGAAATCTAAAGCGCACAAACTTTTAAATCTACCATGCTTTCTGTTGTGGAAGGGATATGTTGTGGTGTTAGCCTTTTTAATCCTGGAATacaaattgattttaaaatgtgttgaaTATTTAAGGATGACTTCATGCAAGTTAATAAACCATTTGTAAAGTGTTTGTATACAACCCTTTGTATCATGTTGTTGGTACACCTTACCAAATTTTTTTTGAGCATGTATTCCATTCTTTACTTCTGTAAAATTTATATTGTCGCTGTAAATAttctaaaagagaaaaaaaaaaaatcctgtggtAACCTTAATTATCAGCATGGAAATGGTTAATTTTTACTGAGCACAATGTATTTTTGAATGGGCCTTCCAAAATATGTCtttaataaaaatgcagattttgcaCTAGAACCCTGGCACTGTTCAACAGCTGATCTTATTCCTGACACGTCTCTTCCAGAGCACCTCTTCATATGATAGCTTGGCTCAGATGAGTGGATGGTCCTGGACCAAAACCTGGTTTTGGTTCCTGGTCCTAAACCAGAACCAGGACTTCTGTGCCCAGTGGGTCACTGCCGGGTCCaggagcacctcctccttgcAGAGGTCACTTGTATCTGTCCCCAAGCCTGATGTTTCCATGGGATGTTTCCAAAGGGCAATGTCTCTGAAGCACCTTGTTGCCCACCATTCCTCTAGTCTCAATGCAGAACAGATTCTCCCTTGCAGGGCAAGAATGTCTGCTGTTCTCTTGTTTGAACAGTACCAACCCACCAAGCCCCTTAGCAGGCACCACCAGAAATTAAAAAGGCCCTGAAAGTTTCCAGCCCACAGTCTTCACCACAGGAGAAGTGTCATAATGACATTTTGTCATTGTCACATGTAAACTGAGACACTTCTAGGCAAATGTTGAGGTGTTGAGGTGTCAGCAATAAGTGTTTTTGATGGGTTCCTCTTTAATGTATCCTGGCTatgaggttgttttttttgttgttgttgttctgtgtgcagctttaaaaaaacttcTAAGTATTTCCCTGCTAGTCTCTCATTCTTTGGAGTAATTGGAAACAAACTCAGTAGGGACCACTTTTCCTGGGcctcctttctttccctctgaGCTCCAGCAAGACTTGCTGAAAGCCAGGACTTGCAGTCTGTTAGATCCCTCTGAAACACCTTCCTGATGGGTTGTGCAGCAACCACAGCCTTGCTGGGTGAAAccaggctgctgccagtgccTGCACTGAGCTGTGCCCATGACCTCTCTAAGAGGGAAATTTCCAGACTGAGCAAATGGCTTCAACTTCCACCAGGAAAAGCAGTCCAGCATTTTAATATTTCCATCCAGAAATTGGGTTGAAATGCATTTCCTTGAGGTGCCAAGTGCTCTGGAACTTAGCTTAACTATTAAAACCTTACTTGGCTCTTACTCTTCCAACAATCTTGTTTAGTAACCCCTCTTCTGTACTGCCTGAAGAGCCCCAGAAACTGGAGTGGCCATCTCCTTGAAGAGGCTGAGCACCTCGATGTGGTATCCCCAGTGTAGTAAATATTAAATCCCCATGGGATGGAGGGCAGAGTGGACATTTTTCTCTGGAAGGAAATGAAGGGATAATTTCTGCAAGTTCCTGTATTCCATTAAGATAAAGGGGCTGTTGATTTATGAAGTGATGAATGAAGTGGCTGGTCTGGAGGCCTGAGGCAGTCTCTGATCAGGTAACTTAGACTGAGTACAAACTTCTCAGCACCTTGTTCCCTCACTTCTCTCTATGCAATCCATCCTAAAAATCCAGGGCATAAAGCTGAAAGCTGTTCTTGGTCCTACTTCCTATTTCAAACCCCTCGTGTTTTATGCAGTTGCAAAGTCACACATTGGTCTCCCTATCTCTGCAGGTAAAGCCTGCAGGATTGTTGAGCATCTTTGTCAGTGGAATGAGTGTGCTCTCACCAACCCCTGTTGTGCAGCTGACAagctggagggaaggaaaacCCATCCAGAGGGAGCTGAGCAGGCTTGAGAGCTGGGCCTGTGcaaacctcatgaagttcaacaaaaCCAAGTGCACGATCCTACATGTGGGTCAAGAAGGTCATAAGCAGAAATACAGACTGGAGGAGGAGCAGATCAAGAGCACCGCTTAGGAGAAGAGCTTGGGGCTGCTGGTGGATGAAAAGTTCAGCATGAGACAACAAGGCCGATCGTATCCTGGActgcatcaaaagcagtgtgggcagcagggtgagggagggcattccctccctctgctctgctgtaatgagactccacctggagtgctgtgcccaggtctGGGGCCCCCAACACAGGAAAGATGAGAACCTATTAGAACATGTCCAGAGGAAGGTCACCAATTTGTTCACAGGGCTGGCACATCTCTCCTatgagaaaaggctgagagatTTGGGCCTGGAACAGAAGGCCATGGTAAGGCTGTatagcaccttccagtacctaaaggcaGCTGCAAtagagctggagaggaactttCACAAGCACATGTAGTTATAGGATAGAAGGTATTGGCTCTAAGCTAAaggagggcaggtttagattagatattaggaagaaattcttcactgtgagggtggtgaggcactgggacagagtgcccacagaagctgtggactccccatccctggaggtgttcaacaCCAGCATGGATGGGGCTCTGATAAACCTTGTCTAGTAGAAGAttcccctgcccatggcaggaagaTACGAGCTAAATGATATTTAAGGttccttctaacccaaaccattctgtgattctatgattatgaGGAAAAGCTTTAGTATTTATGTAATTATAATTCAGCTGGTACTGTCTCACTTTCATGATGATCTCAGTCACACTGTTACTCCAACATGCTGAATTTATGCAGAAGTCAAATGCAATTCTAAAAGCATTTTAGGACCACCTAATTAATTAAGCCTCTGAGCACTCTTTACATAAGAGGCATAGGTTAAGTGAATTTCTGGAGGTCAATTAGCAAGTGAGCTGCATAGCAAGGATCAGAACAGAAACTCCTGGTTTAGCAGGAACCATTTAGTTACAAGTCAGAAATAAGTCCTTTCCCCATGCAAGTGGAGAGGTGAACTGGAGACAAAGGACAGGGCAAGGCAAGAGGCAAATGAACTGTGAAATGCACTGAGTTCCATCTTATGCATTGCCATACATTTCAATCTAGAAAGAAGTCTAGTGATTTATTTGAAGATGGGAGGCTGGAAGAGTGATAGCACAGGTCCTTTCTacccagaaaatattttttttcctccaaggtTTTATTATATCCTTTCTGTAGGATCAGTCATGTAAAGACATATAATTTAGTGTGGTGCCTTGGTGTATAATGGTGTATGTTCCTTCCATTCAGGCTGTGCATTAAGCCTGCCAGCTCTTCCAAATCTCACAAGAGCTTCTGGCCTTTGCCATCGGGTTCATTTCCAAAACCAGACAACTGAAAAACCCTGGACCATGCACAGGAGCTTGTCAGAGGCCAGTCACAAACAAGGCTTTGACTAGCTACAGTCAAGCTTAATTACTTTGGAATTATATAAATGTTCACCAGCTTGTGCCCAGTTCATCCTTCTGCCTCTCGCAGCCAGCCCTCCACTCCTCAGTCATGCAGGAAAACATCAGCACCAAGTCTCTTCCCCCATTACCATCCCTCAGGACatggagcagagctgcctgtgctgcttttagggcagggagagctgtgtGTTAACATGTTGGCAAACTGCAAACAGGGCCTGGAAACACTTTAGCTTTCAGTGTTGGTGTTAGTGAGACAAGACTGTGACAGCTGCTGCCCTTGTCTCCCTGGTGCTGGATGTGCAGCCCCGGGAGGCTGCTGTACCATGCTGGTCCCACAGCTTGGCTGCTGAGGAAGTGCCTCAAGCTCAGTGGATCTTCTCAGTAGAGCTTTCCTTGACTGTTCAGCATTAAGAGACCCACACAGTGATTTCTTACTAAGAAAATGTGTCCCTAGACAAATTTGTGGGTAGGCAAAAATCCTGTCCATGGATGAGGAGGTGGGAGGGAGGCAAGGGACTGTTGGTGTATAACAATCATCTCAGCAGATGGGAATTGTTCTTTTTTACATCTCTGTAGACTTCATGCTGTTGGTTAGTGGGGCAGCTTTCAGAGTTGCCAGAAGAGCTTATTTCCCTGACAGCTATTATTTGTCTCTATATACAGGAATAAAGCAAGGTGGAAATATCTGCTCTCACAAATGAATGTGATTAATTGCACAGCCATCCAAAACCTTTTGTCATGTTTTTGGTCACATCTGATTTGTTTTTAGTCATATCTGTACTCCTGCCCTGCATACTGAGCATTCACCTCTCTGCCCATAGGGATAAGGAGAGGGCAGGAGAGGCAGACAGGCTGCCTCAGTGCCACTGTCTTCATGcctctcctctcttccctgAGACAGTTCAGGTTCTGTTGGTGTGGGCCTTTGGGATGGATGCACAGATTGCTGGAAAATAGGGAAAAGGCCTCTAGTGCCTGCCAGGTTTGTGCGGCAGGTGTGTGGGAAGGCAAACCAAACCTTCATGGGAGCTGTGGGGGTTGCAGGTCCCACCTAAGCTGTGCTGGgcatcagctcctgggctgaggcAGGGACATGAACCTCAGCAACAGGATTGTCACCTCAGGAAGATGGGTTCAACATCCACATGCCCCAAATTCCTTGGGTGCTAAACACCCACTGGACATTGGGCCATGGAGATCAAACAGTTAATAAGAGTGACTCCCTGTATCTGTGCCCAAGCATCCACAGGGAGCAAAGTGCTTGGGTCCCCAAAATGTGTCAGTGCAAAAACGGAGTAGGTTTGTCTGCCTGGTGCTCAAGGCACTGATGTCTGTCCCAAAACCAGGCATAGCAGCTCAGGCCAGATGGTTCCTGATACAGGCAAACATGAGGTGATTTGAGAGTGTGATAGTCAGATGGAGGCCCTCGTGCCAGGCCAGATGAGGCTCCAGCCCCATCTCAGGGCATGAGGGTGAGATGTCTGTCCTGGCATACACCTGCCCTTCATGAGAGAATTCCAAGCTTGCCTGTGGACCTCATCTGCATGTATTCCAGTGTTCACAAGACATCGTGATGAACATTTCCCCAGCCTAACACCCAGGTCAGAAACACCACATCTCACAGGATCCAAGCCATGGCCATGAACCTCCCTCTTCCCCAGTGTGTGTCCCACATCCCCCATCAGCCGTATCACCGGGTATGGTGTGAAGTAACATTTTATTCAAGACAGCCCTTCCCTTTGCAGGCTGGGCGGCAGGACGGGGCAGGGCGGCTGCGGGGCAGCGCTACCCCGGAGCCCCGGACGCAGCGCTCAGCCGCACTTGCCCAGGCACTCGAGGAGCTCCATGCGGATGGCGATGCGCACGTGCCAGCCCAGCGGGATCAGGCGGATGTAGCGGGCCACGATGGGCGGCCGCAGCAGGTTCTGCACCGAGGACGAGCGGTCGGAGTTGCCATAGAAAACCTGTCAAGGGAGGGGTGGTTAGGGGGCTGGAAATCCTGTCCCATGAGTTTGGGGTGCCTGTGCAgagcggaggaggaggaggcgcctTCCCGTCCACCCTCAAAACAAAAGACTTTAAAAGCAGCCAGATGTAGACAATTTTTGTCACACTGATTCAGTTTTCTTGGTAGGCCATTTCCCCCATCTTTCCTGCACTTTTTACAGTTAGGCCAGAAAATCTCACCCCATTCTCATCCCATTCTCTCTCATTTGCCTTCATATACCAAGGCACTTCTAGTTAGGAGTGAGCATGATTGACTTTGGCTTGTTGAAGTTCATGAGCTAGGCTCCTACACAAGccattaaagacaaaaaaaaaaaaaaaaacatatgtGAGAGCCCTTTCCCCATTCCTTGGCCTGGATGTCACATCTGCTGCCATGACCTACTTTTTTGGGAAAGCTCAgcatctccccagggctgcaggaactTCAGCAAAGCCAGCAGAGCCTCCTATGCTAGGACAGGGCCATTCCCATAGATGAGCATTGAGGATACCTGGAAGGCAGCAACTGCGGCATCCCTCAGTCCAGCTGGACTGCACAGGGATCAGAGGCAACTCTGTAATATCTCCCCAATGCAATCTTTTGTTTCAAGTCAACCAGTAAGAAGTGCAGCATGAGAATGGTTTGGTGGGTTATGACTTAACTAGTTGCAGATCTTGTCTGAGGGGTTTTTCTGCACCAGGATGACACACTATCCCTGGACATGGCAATAAAAGAAATCCCCGTGCAGTGCTGAAGcatggctggggctgtgtggcCACAGCTGAGAAAGGAGTTTTGTCATGGAGTTGCTGCCTTCTCTGCAGTGCCAGTTAATGTCTCTGAGTTTAATCTGGACTCCAGAATGATCATTAGAAAACACAAATAATGTCCTTCTGCACTGGTCAGCATACACATTCTCACCTCAGGGGGAATGGcccctctctgtgctgctccctgaggcACAGTGAGCACTGAGAcccaccctgctgctcccacaggaTCCCCCTTTGATGCACCTTCCTCTGAGACCTGTTGTCACCAATCATGCCACCCTTCCACCAGTGGCCAAAGAGCCAAGGTCACTGACCCGGTTGTTCCCAGTCTGGTCCTTGTAGTACACCCAGTTGAGGTTTTCATCGGTGCGGTACTGCACGCTGTACTTGGTCATCCACTCGTCAGCGTCACAGCGCCCTTGGGTGAGGATCCCCGAAATCACCTTCACCTCCTTCAGGtcgatctgcagccactgtgcAGTGTCCTGGTACTTGGAAAGCCAtgcacacctggggggacaccaccagccctgctctgtcctCCACTGTGCCCTCCCAGGCAGACCCTCCTGCCcccacacagccagggctccccagcacccacactcacagcccccaggacccctcagggGGGCATTTTTGAACTCACCCGAAGCCTTGGCCATTGAGGCGAGCCTTGTTGGCTGTCCAGGAGGAGTACCAGCCCGTGTACTGCTCAGGGTTGGAGCAGCTGATCTGGTCTGGGGTGACAGCACCAGACTCAAAGCCCAGAGGCTTGTGGTAGGGACACTCTGcagaacaagggaaaaaaacacttaAGGGACAGAAGTGGCTCTGTTTTCTGGGTGTGTTTGCACACATTTTGTGAACACCTCCTGGGgtttcatttctctctcttctccctcaTTAGAATGCTGGGATTCCTCTTATCCAAGAGcaacctgccctggggccacagGGTCTTCATTTCTAACCTTCCCTTCTGTTAATTTCTAactcttctttctctctcaaACTTACTAGACTTGTTCTGACTGCAgcattttggaggaaaagctTTATTCAGATGTTGCAGTCTGAATCTCCCTTCATGTGGAAGAAGAGCCTGATTGGTTGCATCAATCTGGATCCAGCCTCCAGGCTTTTTGCCTTGAGTAACTCTGGGCACTTCTTTTCTTGCTGGGCTTTATTTCCTTCTGCCCCTCCAATTATTGTCTTGATTTATGGCTCTACTTGCATGGCAAAATTGCTGAGCCAGCTCAGGTCATCCCTCCACAAGCACCCTCAGATCTACATCTCTTTGCATCTGGAGGTGGCCTTGCCTTGTGGAAAACTTGCAGGCGCTCTGGTGCCAGTGAGGTGTCATGCTCAACCCTGCTGAGGGCTCAGGGATTTCTATCTCAGTTTTTGACTGCAGATCTTCAGGGTAACAATCCTGCCCCCACAGCTGTCTTCTGCAATAGTGAGAAATTCAACATAACTATCACTGGCTGCAAAACTACTGGAGAAAGAAATACCCCTCATTAAAACTTTCTGTGGTGGGTCACCACGCAGTGCTGTGGAAGGTAAGACTTCAGTGAGGCTGAGCACCTTCAAGCTACCTGGACTTAGTTGCGGGGATTTTTTGTTATGATCTCTTTTTTTATGGAATCAGGTTATCATTGTGCATCAAGTTACATAAAATGAAGGCACTCGGGTGTCATATAGGGATTGCCTAGGCAAGCATCTATATAATGGGCAGTATTTTCTGATTTTGCAGCCTGTGGAGCCTCTGGAGTCCCCAGAGGTAATTCTGTCCCTTTCTCCAGTTTAGCAAAGTCTATTTCACGGGTCTCAGCAAAAAAGGAGCAAGCAAAGCTCTTTTCAGTTCACTTGTGGATGAGAGGTTTCCTTGCCTTATCCATGCCTAAACAACCACCGTGGTGCCTTGTGTCAAACCAATCAACATATGGGGAGCATCAGTGGGTGCCCAGAACCCAGCATGACTGTGGCCTCCCCagtgcagctccccagcactgcaggcatGCAGTCAATGTCTCAATTAGCAAGCTCTACTAGTTCAATATTGCATGCATCAATAGCTCATTAACATATCTTGCTCATTTGGAACCTCATTAACATGTTTTTCACCATGACAACGTATAGCCACTGTCCTGCCTTCCTCCAGGCATGGAAACATCATGCTTTTCCACCAGGTTAAAAGCCTTGCTCCCCTTGTGCAAGAGGGTGGCCTCGTGTGTTTACTATTGGTCAGGCTTATCTCAAACACCACCCAGATTTACTTTTAGCAGCACTAATCCACAGACCACACAACCATAATGCAATTAGCAGGTCACCTTCTGGTGAGCCCATTTGTGCCATGCATAGGGACCTGCCAAAACAGCTGCCTGATGCCTGCCCAGCCAAAGCAGCTGAACCATTGaacactgctgctgccaagccagAGAAAAGTCACGCAGTGTTTGTGAGGCCGGCTGCGCCCTTCGGCCATgccagaggcagctctgcatgGCTGCTCTGCAAactggccctgggcagcagggaaCACCAGGCCACACCatgctggctgggctgggcaagGGGAAAGCAAAACCCCTCTCTAACAACAGCAACAGCTGAGAGTTACAGTGGAAACATTCCTCATTCAGGAAAACAAGGGAAATGCTTTCATTACTCAGCTACATAATGCTAATGTGAGAAACACCCCCTCACACCTGGCCTGGCCAGGaaccccagcacagctccttgcCCACATGTTCCTTGGCCATGAACAGATCAACCAAACCTGCCacattcccttcccttcccttcccttcccttcccttcccttcccttcccttcccttcccttcccttcccttcccttcccttcccttcccttcccttcccttcccttcccttctttaaaaatatgctgCAAAGAAGGAATAAACTGGTTTTCTTGATCCCTGGAGAGTCTAGAAGATTTCACAGGCTAAACTGCAACAAGGGAGAACGAGCCCACATGGTACAAAAGGTTCCCTACACCAAATCCTACACATGGCAGTAGCTACCCCAGCCAGTTTCTGgaagcaccagcagcaggggcTCCAGAGGGAGAAAGACAAATGCCCACCATCACCAGCCATCATGGGCCAGCCTAGGTGACCTCCCAAGGCGTGGGGGCTGCCTCTGCCTGACAGTGCAGGCTCGTCCCTCACttcacagcagctcagctccaccAGCCCCGTTGGCAGCTGGATCTGGA
This region includes:
- the RS1 gene encoding retinoschisin, which translates into the protein MLKVISCFPIKPSSALRSYSQQRKEKMQFKMGSVLLSLLFWYKAVMALSPGEDERLELWHSKACKCDCQGGPNSVWSSGANGLECMPECPYHKPLGFESGAVTPDQISCSNPEQYTGWYSSWTANKARLNGQGFGCAWLSKYQDTAQWLQIDLKEVKVISGILTQGRCDADEWMTKYSVQYRTDENLNWVYYKDQTGNNRVFYGNSDRSSSVQNLLRPPIVARYIRLIPLGWHVRIAIRMELLECLGKCG